A part of Gemmatimonas groenlandica genomic DNA contains:
- a CDS encoding amidohydrolase family protein: MRLTRLFSTRFLCATMSATLTLALTSALAAQSAPSHGVRPTRLVIRGATIIEGNGTPAEGPKDIVIEGNRIAQIVSLDPVAIKDGTARRPTGDVIIDATGKYVMPGLINLHGHVQDERGGIAQPLEYQMKLWLGMGITTVRDVSSETPKTLQLRARSLSGDLLGPRLYVYARYAYMPVPRNDVEARQRVRDLKAQGVDGLKLFGMDKDVYPAVLDEARKLGLRTAHHMAVDETNAWDAAAGGLTSIEHWYGVPDAAITDGLQSFPSNFNYADEGMRFRYAGRLWREADPTRLQDVLKAMVKANVAWNPTLEIYEASRDLQRAETQPWFAEYLHPTLDKYFKPDPSNHGSYFANWSSTDEAYWKENYRIWFQAVRDFERLGGVVGAGEDAGFIYQVYGFGLIRELELHQEAGFAPLRVLQHVTANNAKILGEESRLGRVRPGFLADLIVINGNPLEDLKVFYPPRADAAAGPGGGVAWTIKDGIPYDAPRLLREVRELVSSAKRTNGR; encoded by the coding sequence GTGCGCCTGACCAGACTGTTCTCGACGCGGTTCTTGTGCGCGACGATGAGCGCCACGCTCACCCTCGCGCTCACCTCGGCGCTCGCCGCTCAATCGGCGCCGTCACATGGTGTCCGTCCTACGCGGCTTGTGATCCGCGGCGCGACGATCATCGAGGGCAACGGTACACCCGCCGAGGGGCCTAAGGATATCGTGATCGAGGGCAATCGCATTGCGCAGATCGTGTCGCTCGATCCGGTCGCGATCAAGGACGGTACGGCTCGGCGTCCCACGGGCGATGTGATTATCGACGCGACCGGTAAGTATGTGATGCCGGGGCTGATCAACCTGCATGGACACGTGCAGGATGAGCGTGGCGGGATTGCCCAGCCGCTCGAGTATCAGATGAAGCTCTGGCTCGGCATGGGCATCACGACCGTGCGCGATGTCTCGAGTGAGACACCGAAGACGCTGCAGCTGCGCGCGCGCAGCTTGAGCGGCGACCTGCTTGGACCGCGTCTGTATGTGTACGCTCGCTACGCGTACATGCCGGTGCCGCGCAACGACGTGGAAGCACGGCAGCGTGTGCGCGATCTCAAAGCGCAGGGTGTCGACGGGCTCAAGCTCTTCGGCATGGACAAGGACGTCTATCCGGCGGTGCTCGATGAAGCCCGCAAGCTTGGACTGCGCACGGCTCATCACATGGCAGTCGATGAAACCAATGCGTGGGATGCCGCAGCTGGCGGACTGACGAGCATCGAGCACTGGTACGGCGTGCCGGATGCGGCCATCACCGATGGACTCCAGAGCTTTCCGTCGAACTTCAACTACGCCGACGAAGGCATGCGCTTCCGCTACGCGGGGCGGCTGTGGCGCGAGGCGGATCCGACGCGCCTGCAGGACGTGCTGAAGGCGATGGTGAAGGCGAACGTCGCGTGGAATCCGACGCTCGAGATCTACGAGGCCAGCCGCGACCTGCAGCGCGCGGAAACGCAGCCGTGGTTTGCCGAGTATCTGCATCCCACGCTCGACAAGTATTTCAAGCCGGATCCATCGAACCACGGTTCATACTTCGCGAACTGGAGCAGCACCGACGAAGCGTACTGGAAGGAGAACTACCGGATCTGGTTTCAGGCCGTGCGCGACTTCGAACGTCTTGGGGGAGTCGTTGGTGCCGGTGAAGACGCCGGGTTCATCTACCAGGTGTATGGCTTCGGGTTGATTCGTGAGCTCGAGCTACATCAGGAAGCTGGTTTCGCGCCGCTGCGCGTACTACAGCATGTCACCGCGAACAACGCGAAGATCCTCGGCGAAGAGTCGCGGCTCGGGCGGGTGCGCCCAGGGTTCCTCGCCGATCTGATCGTCATCAACGGCAATCCGCTCGAAGACCTCAAAGTGTTCTACCCGCCGCGCGCCGATGCGGCGGCGGGGCCCGGTGGCGGTGTGGCGTGGACCATCAAGGACGGCATTCCCTACGATGCGCCTCGCCTGCTGCGCGAAGTGCGCGAGTTGGTGTCTTCCGCGAAGCGTACCAACGGCCGTTGA
- a CDS encoding PTS sugar transporter subunit IIA: MELREFFSEDAVQLELQGTSKDEILKELIGLLKLDEKSEGMLFKMLKRRENLGSTGIGRGIAIPHCRSLVVNRLRVAFGRKKDGVDFKAIDDKPVNFFFLIVAPPLEVSNQYLPVLGKIAQFSKESDVPGRLLEISSSAEFMALLEEKRV, translated from the coding sequence ATGGAACTGCGCGAGTTCTTCTCCGAAGACGCTGTCCAGCTCGAGCTTCAGGGTACGAGCAAGGACGAAATTCTCAAGGAACTCATCGGGCTGCTCAAGCTCGATGAGAAATCCGAGGGCATGCTGTTCAAGATGCTCAAGCGGCGCGAAAATCTCGGCTCCACCGGCATTGGCCGTGGAATCGCGATCCCGCATTGCCGCAGCCTCGTCGTCAACCGTCTGCGCGTGGCCTTTGGCCGCAAGAAAGACGGTGTCGACTTCAAGGCCATCGACGACAAGCCCGTCAACTTCTTCTTCCTCATCGTCGCGCCGCCGCTCGAGGTCTCCAACCAGTACCTGCCGGTACTGGGAAAGATCGCGCAGTTCAGCAAGGAGAGCGACGTACCGGGCCGCCTGCTGGAGATCAGCTCTTCGGCAGAGTTCATGGCTCTGCTCGAAGAAAAGCGCGTCTGA
- a CDS encoding MATE family efflux transporter — protein MARIAMPIVFINLGIQAMGVVDALMVGKLGGAAIAAVALGNFYFFNASVFGLGLLCAIDPVVAQAVGAGDHDGVARGVQRGFVLAALVSAIVLLALLPVEWFLLKLDQPADVVTETAVYTHRRALAILPFFAFNVFRQTLQAMGPVRHILIAAAVANVANVIVNWLLIFGNAGAPALGVEGAGYATAISTWIMALVLLALAWPQLRPAIVPWRRETLHWGPFMRMLRIGVPIGVQWFFESFAFGLTALFMGWMGTASLAGHEIALNMAAMTFMVPLGISGAAAAVVGRAIGRGDMPSARRDAVAAIACGGGVMCVSGVVFMLAPEWLATRYTTEAATVSVAVSLIPLAGMFQVFDGLQAVTSGVLRGTGDTRVPAILHLVAFWGVGIPLGMYLGFRTPLRERGLWMGLVAGLAAAALLQSLRVVNRLRLDIRRVVVDH, from the coding sequence ATGGCGCGCATCGCCATGCCGATCGTGTTCATCAATCTTGGCATTCAGGCCATGGGCGTCGTGGATGCGCTCATGGTCGGCAAGCTTGGTGGCGCGGCGATCGCTGCGGTTGCGCTAGGCAACTTCTATTTCTTCAACGCCAGCGTCTTCGGCCTGGGACTGCTTTGTGCGATCGATCCGGTCGTCGCACAGGCGGTCGGCGCCGGCGATCACGACGGTGTCGCGCGCGGCGTGCAGCGTGGGTTCGTGCTCGCGGCGCTCGTGTCAGCGATCGTGCTGCTGGCGCTGCTGCCGGTAGAATGGTTTCTGCTGAAGCTCGATCAGCCGGCCGATGTGGTGACAGAGACGGCGGTCTACACCCATCGCCGTGCGCTGGCCATTCTGCCGTTCTTTGCGTTCAACGTGTTCCGGCAGACGCTGCAGGCGATGGGCCCGGTGCGCCACATCCTCATCGCCGCGGCTGTCGCGAACGTCGCGAATGTGATCGTGAACTGGCTGTTGATCTTCGGCAATGCCGGTGCTCCGGCGCTCGGCGTCGAGGGGGCCGGCTACGCGACCGCGATCTCCACGTGGATTATGGCGCTCGTACTGTTGGCCTTGGCGTGGCCGCAGCTGCGGCCGGCCATTGTGCCATGGCGCCGGGAGACGCTGCATTGGGGGCCGTTCATGCGGATGCTACGCATTGGCGTGCCGATTGGCGTGCAGTGGTTCTTCGAGAGTTTCGCCTTTGGGCTGACGGCACTCTTCATGGGCTGGATGGGCACGGCGTCGCTCGCCGGCCATGAGATCGCACTGAACATGGCGGCGATGACCTTCATGGTGCCGCTCGGGATTTCCGGTGCGGCTGCCGCCGTGGTCGGTCGTGCTATCGGTCGTGGGGACATGCCGTCGGCGCGTCGTGATGCGGTAGCGGCCATCGCCTGTGGCGGCGGTGTGATGTGCGTGAGCGGCGTGGTCTTCATGCTCGCCCCGGAGTGGCTGGCCACCCGATATACGACAGAAGCCGCCACGGTTTCGGTGGCGGTGTCGTTGATTCCCTTGGCTGGCATGTTTCAGGTGTTCGACGGTCTGCAGGCGGTCACCAGCGGCGTGCTGCGCGGAACCGGTGACACCCGGGTGCCCGCTATCCTGCATCTGGTGGCGTTCTGGGGCGTCGGAATCCCATTGGGGATGTATCTGGGATTCCGCACACCGCTGCGCGAACGCGGACTCTGGATGGGGCTCGTGGCCGGACTGGCCGCTGCCGCACTCTTACAGAGTCTCCGCGTCGTGAATCGGCTGCGCTTGGATATCCGCCGCGTTGTCGTCGATCACTGA
- the dusB gene encoding tRNA dihydrouridine synthase DusB, whose amino-acid sequence MSRKTFPFRVPHSVPLYLAPMAGVSESPFRRLCHAHGADVVVTEFLSAEGIRRENEATISKLRFSPDEHPIGVQIFGADPAAMADAAAVVTDLFMPDFVDINFGCPVKKVVRRNGGSGCLRDLDLVQEIIRAVSKATPLPVTCKIRSGWSEEMRDPVGIALRCQDAGARVLALHARTRTQMYTGQANWDEIAKVAEALDIPVLGNGDIKTAADAKRMLDHTRADGIMLGRGSYGQPWVFKQARALFEGQPMPETPGVHERFAIALDHARLVQGYEVDAIGAALEFRKHLGWYVKGLPNSADLRKLLHQVRDFSEVEEIFSNYLLHYEEYRAQRLAASDPDISDLTCEAA is encoded by the coding sequence ATGTCCCGTAAGACGTTTCCATTCCGTGTGCCCCATTCGGTGCCACTCTACCTCGCGCCGATGGCTGGCGTGTCGGAATCTCCCTTCCGGCGTCTCTGCCACGCGCACGGCGCCGACGTGGTCGTCACCGAGTTTCTCTCGGCGGAGGGCATCCGCCGAGAGAACGAAGCCACGATCAGTAAGCTCCGGTTTTCGCCCGACGAGCACCCGATCGGTGTGCAGATTTTCGGTGCCGATCCCGCCGCGATGGCTGATGCAGCCGCCGTGGTTACCGATCTCTTCATGCCGGACTTCGTCGATATCAATTTCGGCTGCCCCGTGAAGAAGGTCGTGCGCCGGAATGGTGGGTCGGGATGTCTACGCGATCTGGACCTGGTGCAGGAGATCATCCGGGCCGTCTCGAAGGCCACGCCGCTGCCGGTCACGTGCAAGATTCGCAGCGGCTGGAGCGAGGAGATGCGAGACCCGGTTGGCATCGCGTTGCGCTGCCAAGACGCGGGCGCTCGCGTGCTTGCCTTGCACGCCCGCACCAGGACGCAGATGTACACGGGGCAGGCGAACTGGGACGAAATCGCCAAGGTGGCTGAAGCCCTCGACATCCCGGTGTTGGGCAACGGCGATATCAAGACGGCGGCCGACGCCAAGCGCATGCTCGACCATACGCGGGCCGACGGAATCATGCTCGGACGCGGTTCGTATGGTCAGCCGTGGGTGTTCAAACAGGCGCGCGCGCTGTTCGAGGGCCAGCCCATGCCGGAGACGCCGGGGGTACACGAGCGCTTCGCCATCGCGCTCGATCACGCCCGGCTGGTGCAGGGCTACGAGGTCGACGCGATCGGTGCCGCGCTCGAGTTCCGCAAGCACCTCGGTTGGTACGTGAAGGGGCTCCCGAATTCGGCCGACCTTCGGAAGCTGCTGCACCAAGTGCGCGACTTCAGCGAAGTCGAGGAGATCTTCTCGAACTACCTGCTGCATTATGAGGAGTACCGGGCGCAGCGGCTTGCCGCCAGCGACCCGGATATCTCGGATCTGACCTGCGAAGCCGCCTGA
- a CDS encoding flavin-containing monooxygenase, whose translation MLARSARIAVIGAGPSGITAVKNLLDAGFTDVVCFDRNEAVGGNWLFRLETSHSSVFETTHIISSKTLSQYHDFPMPSWYPDYPSHVQLAQYFQSYAEHFGVTPHVRFGTDVVRVEPLPGEQWAMTVRVGEVESHERFDAVVVANGHHWRPRMPSYPGDFSGTMMHSHEYKRAAGFTGRRVLVIGGGNSACDVAVETARVSTTTDLSWRRGYWIVPKFLFGQPSDVVGQRTQWMPRAVRARINQFLLRLLQGANRDYGLPEPDHAFGATHPTVNSELFYALRHGHITPRPDVARFDGHTVHFGDGTQADYDIIVACTGYWIAHPFLAPDVVDFSRGPVPLYLRMFPARFPTLSFVGLFQPLGCIWPAAELQAKVLARRLSGAWVPPRDLEGAIAEELAAPDYPQLDTPRHTITVDYHKFKARLLKQLPAQWRSTTTVATVE comes from the coding sequence ATGTTGGCGCGTAGCGCACGCATCGCCGTGATCGGTGCCGGACCATCCGGCATCACCGCGGTCAAGAACCTGCTGGATGCAGGCTTCACTGACGTCGTCTGCTTCGACCGGAACGAAGCAGTCGGTGGCAATTGGCTGTTCCGGCTCGAGACGTCGCACTCGAGCGTCTTTGAAACGACGCATATCATCAGCTCGAAGACGCTGTCGCAGTACCACGACTTTCCAATGCCATCGTGGTATCCAGACTACCCGTCGCACGTGCAACTTGCGCAGTACTTCCAGAGTTACGCCGAACATTTCGGCGTCACGCCGCACGTGCGTTTCGGGACGGATGTCGTTCGGGTGGAGCCGCTGCCCGGCGAGCAGTGGGCGATGACGGTTCGCGTGGGCGAGGTCGAGTCACACGAGCGCTTCGACGCGGTGGTCGTGGCCAACGGACATCACTGGCGCCCGCGTATGCCGTCATATCCCGGCGACTTCAGCGGCACGATGATGCACTCGCACGAGTACAAGCGCGCCGCGGGGTTCACCGGCCGACGGGTGCTCGTCATCGGCGGCGGAAATTCGGCGTGCGATGTCGCCGTCGAAACGGCTCGAGTTTCGACCACCACAGACCTGTCGTGGCGCCGCGGGTACTGGATCGTGCCCAAGTTTCTGTTCGGTCAGCCGAGTGACGTCGTCGGGCAGCGTACGCAATGGATGCCTCGCGCGGTACGTGCGAGGATCAATCAATTTTTACTGCGCCTGTTGCAAGGCGCTAATCGCGACTACGGACTGCCCGAGCCGGATCATGCGTTTGGTGCGACGCATCCTACGGTGAACTCGGAGCTCTTCTACGCGCTGCGCCACGGACACATCACGCCGCGCCCGGATGTCGCGCGTTTCGATGGACATACCGTGCATTTCGGGGATGGCACGCAGGCGGACTACGACATCATCGTCGCGTGCACCGGCTACTGGATCGCACACCCGTTTCTCGCGCCTGACGTTGTCGACTTTTCGCGCGGTCCGGTGCCCCTCTACCTGCGCATGTTTCCAGCGCGGTTTCCGACGCTCTCGTTCGTGGGCCTTTTCCAGCCGCTGGGCTGCATCTGGCCGGCAGCCGAGTTGCAGGCGAAGGTGCTCGCGAGGCGCCTCTCCGGCGCGTGGGTGCCCCCCAGGGACCTCGAAGGGGCGATTGCCGAGGAACTGGCCGCCCCGGACTATCCGCAGCTCGACACGCCGCGCCACACGATCACGGTGGACTACCACAAGTTCAAGGCGCGTCTGCTGAAGCAACTGCCGGCGCAATGGCGCTCGACCACGACGGTCGCGACGGTCGAATAA